In a genomic window of Sporosarcina trichiuri:
- a CDS encoding replication-associated recombination protein A, with protein MHNEPLAFRMRPQTIDEIAGQQHVIGPDTALYRMVKNGHIPSMLLYGEPGIGKTSLAYAIAGSTDLTFIPLNATTSGKKDIERVVDEARLTGKVILFLDEIHRFNKLQQDTLLPHVENGSVVLIGATTENPFHDVNPAIRSRCGDILQLKRLEEEDLVTLLDRAIHDGSRGLGKQDIAISDSQIRKIASGVNGDARKALTLLESLVSASDEEGGQILIEDWLIDNLLGRIGVFGDKNGSHHYNLLSALQKSVRGSDTNAALYYLAQLLETGDLTAVSRRLLVMAYEDIGLASPDTGPRVLAAADAADRLGMPEARIPLANAVIEMCLASKSNSAYKAIGSAIQSVSGGKTGEIPLHLRDSHYAGSAALGHEGYIYPHDHPIGSFGGWVDQEYLPDAVSDAEFYVPVQAGEEKKTAAIYERLKEFRKKK; from the coding sequence ATGCATAACGAACCACTCGCATTCAGGATGCGTCCGCAGACGATCGATGAAATCGCGGGACAGCAGCATGTCATCGGACCGGATACCGCGCTGTACAGGATGGTCAAAAACGGACATATCCCGTCCATGCTCCTGTACGGTGAACCGGGTATCGGCAAGACTTCGCTCGCCTATGCCATCGCCGGCTCGACCGACCTGACATTCATCCCGCTGAATGCGACGACATCAGGCAAGAAGGATATCGAGCGCGTTGTCGATGAGGCACGGCTGACAGGGAAAGTGATCCTGTTCCTCGATGAAATCCACAGGTTCAACAAGCTTCAGCAGGATACACTGCTGCCCCATGTCGAGAACGGCTCGGTCGTTCTGATCGGTGCGACAACCGAGAATCCGTTCCACGACGTCAACCCGGCAATCCGGTCCCGCTGCGGGGACATTCTGCAGCTGAAACGGCTGGAGGAGGAGGACCTGGTGACACTTCTCGACCGGGCCATCCATGATGGATCCCGCGGACTCGGAAAACAGGATATCGCCATATCGGACAGCCAGATCCGGAAAATCGCCTCAGGTGTCAATGGGGATGCCCGCAAAGCACTGACCCTGCTTGAATCATTGGTGTCCGCTTCAGACGAGGAAGGCGGGCAGATACTCATCGAGGACTGGCTGATCGACAACCTGCTCGGCCGCATCGGTGTCTTCGGAGACAAAAACGGCTCCCATCATTACAACCTGCTGTCCGCACTCCAGAAATCCGTGCGCGGCAGCGATACGAATGCAGCGCTGTATTATTTGGCGCAATTGCTTGAGACAGGTGATCTGACAGCTGTCAGCCGGCGCCTGCTCGTCATGGCATATGAGGATATCGGTCTGGCATCCCCTGATACCGGCCCGAGAGTCCTGGCTGCAGCGGATGCCGCCGACCGGCTCGGCATGCCGGAAGCCCGTATCCCTCTCGCGAACGCCGTCATCGAGATGTGTCTGGCGAGTAAATCGAATTCAGCCTACAAAGCCATCGGTTCAGCGATCCAGTCCGTCAGCGGCGGAAAGACGGGTGAAATTCCGCTCCATCTCAGGGACAGCCATTATGCAGGATCGGCAGCTCTCGGACATGAGGGATATATCTATCCGCACGACCACCCGATCGGCTCGTTCGGCGGATGGGTCGACCAGGAATACCTGCCTGATGCCGTTTCCGATGCGGAATTCTATGTCCCTGTGCAGGCCGGAGAGGAAAAGAAGACCGCAGCAATCTACGAGCGGCTGAAAGAGTTCAGGAAAAAGAAATGA
- a CDS encoding transcription repressor NadR produces MTAKLSAGETRRHQILDLLKQSDRPLTGKEIGERTGVSRQVVVGDINLLKAVDEPIIATSRGYVYMDKEKGGQQFERIAVCRHAPEQTEEELTAFVDHGVTVKDVKVEHPVYGDLTASIMVANRMEVKEFLAKVASSNAVYLSALSEDHTHLHTVSADDPAQIDRAFECLRKAGILVE; encoded by the coding sequence ATGACCGCTAAACTGAGCGCTGGTGAAACACGGAGGCATCAAATACTTGACCTGCTGAAACAGTCAGACAGGCCGCTGACCGGAAAAGAGATCGGCGAGCGGACGGGCGTCAGCCGGCAGGTGGTCGTCGGGGATATCAATCTGCTGAAGGCAGTGGATGAACCGATCATCGCCACAAGCAGAGGGTATGTCTATATGGACAAAGAAAAGGGCGGGCAGCAGTTTGAACGGATTGCAGTCTGCCGGCACGCTCCTGAGCAGACGGAGGAGGAATTGACTGCGTTCGTCGATCATGGCGTGACGGTGAAGGACGTCAAGGTCGAGCACCCTGTCTACGGAGATCTGACAGCGTCCATCATGGTTGCAAACCGAATGGAAGTCAAAGAATTCCTGGCAAAGGTCGCATCATCGAATGCCGTCTATCTGTCTGCTCTGAGCGAAGACCATACACATCTGCATACCGTTTCCGCAGACGATCCGGCACAGATCGACCGGGCGTTCGAATGCTTACGAAAAGCAGGCATCCTCGTGGAGTGA
- a CDS encoding HD domain-containing protein, with product MTYIQQCAELTKDLYSKFDASHDMDHILRVLQNARTIMEEERTADRTAVELAVYLHDIDDPKYAAAGNPSAADLLKAMNVPAQLADHVLAIIRSVSFNGGNEEPIMSPEAAIVRDADRLDAIGAVGIARAFAFGGARGRKLYDWEESSRSSMTEEEYRSKNTSTVTHFHEKLFLLKDLMVTERGRQLAQQRHTFMEAFLKQLELETGERL from the coding sequence ATGACATATATTCAACAGTGTGCGGAACTGACGAAGGATCTATACAGCAAATTTGACGCAAGCCACGATATGGACCATATCCTCCGGGTGCTGCAGAATGCACGGACCATCATGGAAGAGGAGCGGACGGCGGACCGGACGGCAGTCGAGCTGGCCGTGTACCTCCATGATATCGATGATCCGAAGTACGCCGCCGCGGGAAACCCATCGGCCGCAGATCTCCTGAAGGCGATGAATGTCCCCGCCCAGCTCGCAGATCATGTCCTGGCGATCATCCGCTCCGTATCGTTCAACGGAGGGAACGAGGAACCGATCATGTCGCCTGAGGCCGCGATCGTCCGCGATGCTGACCGGCTGGATGCCATCGGGGCTGTCGGAATTGCCAGGGCGTTTGCATTCGGCGGGGCGAGAGGGCGGAAGCTGTATGATTGGGAAGAATCCTCAAGGAGTTCGATGACCGAGGAGGAGTACCGATCGAAAAACACGTCGACGGTCACCCATTTCCATGAAAAGCTGTTCCTGCTGAAGGACCTGATGGTAACGGAACGCGGCAGGCAGCTTGCACAGCAGCGGCATACTTTCATGGAAGCCTTTCTGAAGCAGCTGGAACTGGAAACGGGCGAACGGTTATGA
- a CDS encoding cold-shock protein, which yields MHHGKVKWFSNEKGYGFIEADDGQDVFVHFTGILGEGFKTLDEGQRVSFEIIEGNRGPQAANVTAED from the coding sequence ATGCACCACGGTAAAGTCAAATGGTTCAGTAATGAAAAAGGATACGGGTTCATTGAAGCGGATGACGGACAAGACGTTTTCGTCCATTTCACAGGCATCCTTGGAGAAGGCTTTAAGACATTGGATGAGGGACAGCGTGTCTCGTTTGAAATCATAGAAGGCAACCGTGGTCCTCAAGCGGCTAACGTCACTGCAGAAGACTGA
- a CDS encoding zinc-finger domain-containing protein: protein MEKAAIISDIDELLDEYCEGCLVKKTLTSERGKAEAHKFCIKECTVGDQLRFLGSEMNKYMK from the coding sequence ATGGAAAAAGCTGCAATCATTTCTGATATTGACGAATTGCTCGATGAGTATTGTGAAGGTTGTCTTGTGAAGAAAACGCTGACCTCAGAACGCGGCAAGGCGGAGGCCCACAAGTTCTGCATCAAAGAATGCACAGTGGGAGATCAGCTTCGTTTCCTCGGTTCCGAGATGAATAAATACATGAAATAA
- a CDS encoding ribonuclease HI family protein, with protein sequence MIELYTDGASAGNPGVSGIGIYLTGEGHSVKLSEPIPPCDNHTAEFQALIRGLEEAASLTDGMLSVRSDSQLVVQAVEKEFVKNPEYHPYLQQVLRLTSNFEYFFIKWIPDSSNRAADALAREAIQRQKNG encoded by the coding sequence ATGATTGAACTGTATACCGACGGTGCCAGCGCCGGCAATCCGGGCGTCAGCGGCATCGGCATCTATCTGACAGGGGAAGGGCACTCGGTGAAACTTTCCGAGCCGATCCCTCCCTGCGACAACCATACGGCCGAATTTCAGGCGCTGATCCGCGGACTGGAAGAAGCGGCTTCCCTGACAGATGGCATGCTGTCAGTGCGGAGCGATTCCCAGCTCGTTGTCCAGGCTGTCGAAAAGGAATTCGTCAAAAATCCTGAATATCATCCATATTTGCAGCAAGTCCTCCGTCTGACATCAAATTTTGAATACTTTTTCATCAAATGGATCCCGGACAGCTCCAACCGGGCAGCCGATGCGCTCGCCAGGGAGGCCATCCAGCGGCAGAAAAACGGATGA
- a CDS encoding metallophosphoesterase family protein, producing the protein MRYALFGDIHSSKHELEQVLSQIEEQAPDAKKIVLGDLFECTISKKDLDGTVYPSLDDVLLDPPGFERMLKFPSIRGNQEERILLVTRSGDPLREKIAALPERMAIDGAMLIHGHQWPYNELPPSRVIGGERLTFHGHTHRSSWSAEGIIRPFVYSELIRLPDANVIVNVGSVTDHLEWVLYDSVERTITFMKAR; encoded by the coding sequence GTGAGATACGCACTCTTCGGTGACATCCATTCATCCAAACATGAATTGGAACAGGTCTTAAGCCAAATTGAAGAACAAGCACCGGATGCCAAGAAGATCGTCCTCGGCGATCTGTTCGAATGCACCATATCGAAAAAGGACCTGGACGGCACAGTCTATCCATCGCTGGATGACGTGCTGCTGGATCCCCCGGGATTCGAACGGATGCTCAAGTTCCCCTCCATTCGGGGAAATCAGGAAGAACGGATCCTGCTCGTCACCCGATCCGGTGACCCGCTGCGGGAGAAGATCGCCGCGCTCCCCGAACGGATGGCCATCGATGGCGCGATGCTCATCCACGGGCACCAATGGCCGTATAACGAACTCCCGCCGTCCCGGGTGATCGGTGGCGAACGGCTGACATTCCACGGCCATACCCATCGCTCATCCTGGTCAGCGGAAGGGATCATCCGGCCATTCGTGTATTCAGAACTCATCCGGCTTCCGGACGCGAATGTAATTGTGAACGTGGGGTCGGTCACCGACCATCTGGAGTGGGTGCTCTATGATTCAGTCGAAAGGACGATCACCTTCATGAAGGCGAGATGA
- a CDS encoding sulfurtransferase, protein MSVFKQVTKEQLADPEIRWIDARFSLQDPEAGRRQYDEGHIRGAVHWDLEKDLSDMTAKGGRHPLPSRDRLTALFRKSGLRPDDEIIVYDDGGEPFAARAWWILQYAGFRNAFISLEGFGGLEKLGGDIEQAAPAPAPTPVEPEWNESILAHKEDVADLTERPGEGLLLDARAAERYRGEVEPLDRVAGHIPGAKNFDWSQLASDGTFDRDGEAAGRLAEMAGSGEPVTVYCGSGVTAAPLFAMLKEKGIRDVRLYAGSYSDWIEDGDREVETGNTGSGDGL, encoded by the coding sequence ATGTCAGTGTTCAAACAAGTCACGAAAGAACAGCTCGCGGATCCGGAAATCAGATGGATTGATGCGCGATTTTCCCTTCAGGATCCCGAAGCGGGCAGAAGGCAATATGATGAGGGGCACATACGCGGGGCGGTCCACTGGGATCTTGAGAAGGACTTGTCGGATATGACAGCAAAAGGCGGGCGTCATCCTCTCCCTAGCCGTGACAGGCTGACAGCTCTGTTCCGGAAAAGCGGTCTCCGTCCCGACGATGAGATTATCGTCTATGATGACGGCGGTGAACCATTTGCTGCCAGGGCATGGTGGATCCTGCAATATGCGGGATTCCGGAATGCTTTCATTTCGCTGGAAGGGTTTGGCGGACTTGAAAAGTTAGGGGGGGACATCGAGCAGGCTGCGCCTGCGCCAGCACCGACGCCGGTCGAGCCGGAATGGAACGAATCCATATTGGCGCACAAGGAAGATGTCGCGGATTTGACGGAAAGACCGGGAGAAGGGCTGCTGCTCGATGCGCGGGCTGCTGAACGGTACAGAGGCGAGGTGGAACCGCTCGACCGGGTGGCAGGCCATATCCCGGGGGCGAAGAACTTCGACTGGTCCCAGCTGGCCTCAGACGGGACATTCGACAGAGACGGGGAAGCGGCAGGACGGCTTGCGGAAATGGCCGGATCCGGTGAGCCTGTCACCGTATACTGCGGCAGCGGTGTGACAGCTGCACCGTTATTCGCCATGTTGAAGGAAAAAGGGATCCGGGATGTACGCCTGTACGCAGGCAGCTACAGTGACTGGATCGAAGATGGGGACAGGGAAGTGGAGACAGGGAACACCGGGAGCGGTGACGGCTTGTGA
- a CDS encoding dynamin family protein codes for MTSHEEFLHETAALGLLCKEDGDEERYRKAEKLAEKLVKDEYTIAFAGHFSAGKSSMINALTGDDLLPSSPIPTSANIVKVHKADEDFAIVHRQDGSSVKVVGHGFADAVKRMSKEGATISSLEIGHTGSGLPDGISVMDTPGVDSTDDAHRLSTESALHLADIVFYTMDYNHVQSELNFRFTKELMRYNPNVYLIVNQIDKHRDSELSFADFKESVRHSFSLWGVEPKGIFFTSLKTPDLAENDFAAVKKIVSSSIDHRDEQFTATIEGTLAQLKDEHTDYLKQEVTEARENHPEIMESEWAEPHDLEEAVQELSKRISLLGGDAFHIHFEKKRKELLESASLTPYETRELLKEYLESQTSHFKVGVFFSAKKTEEERARRRQALSESLEKLAHTQVEVHLRTLMKQVLKEAGLLTDENSMAIDTMDLTFRFGDIVQELTTPDILTGELILNASGQLRDAILSFYKKKTDAWKLEMAEEAKRQGSGKAAGLQRQLDENEAKLAIIRQAGSKAANLARFESGQMHSWTAEEKAEIGRLIRDWEKQTEPEVLRADEAAAETAAREAEARHKETDEEGPAEERTEDAAPVVRRAEEVAVQVGGIPGFGDTAAYLQSKSERLKQKEFTVALFGAFSAGKSSFSNALLGEAVLPVSPNPTTAAINRIRPVSESNLDGTADIRFKTAEQMTEDVLDAFRLVGLPVTSLEEAYGRADEALAVKLKEESLHIHKSFIRAFRTGYPAHHEQLGQVVTAERDEFVRYVAEESRSCFVESIDFYFDCELTRQGITLVDTPGADSINARHTDVAFEYIRNADAILFITYFNHAFSRADREFLIQLGRVKDAFEMDKMFFVVNAIDLADNEEEADEVKNFVASELTKFGIRNPRVHGISSLQALEAKRDGGAEKKMEEFEGRFYSFLEHDLNALAVQALQEETEKTVQRVDDLIRRTESNRERKAERLADLAEIEQKVQQHYETGFAPVLRHAAHEELKELVFYIHQRVFLRFSDFFKEGYTPSLFVHHSASDALRIALEETAGMTGYDFAQELKVANFRMLTYMKKQIESRQQTERRWLAELDDALSPSLFDAPDAELLTFSAPFRELDRYRHVNRLFKNAKSFFEKGDRTLLQEKLMELLKKDADAYLEEERQRLGVWVDRWLDSTSEQLAVHLQQEAAAQLAAERNLLESHEQLEDWKLIYSKIRQKEMV; via the coding sequence ATGACTTCCCACGAAGAATTTCTACACGAAACAGCAGCATTAGGACTGCTGTGCAAAGAAGACGGAGACGAAGAACGATACCGGAAAGCGGAAAAGCTGGCAGAGAAACTAGTGAAAGATGAGTATACGATCGCATTCGCAGGCCACTTCTCGGCCGGTAAATCTTCGATGATCAATGCATTGACAGGAGATGACCTCCTGCCTTCAAGCCCGATTCCGACGAGTGCCAATATCGTCAAAGTACATAAAGCGGACGAAGATTTCGCGATCGTCCACCGGCAGGACGGCTCATCAGTCAAAGTGGTCGGTCATGGGTTTGCGGACGCGGTGAAGAGGATGAGTAAGGAAGGCGCAACGATCAGTTCGCTTGAAATCGGACATACCGGATCCGGACTGCCGGACGGCATCTCTGTCATGGATACTCCGGGGGTCGATTCGACCGACGATGCGCACCGGCTTTCAACGGAATCCGCCCTTCATCTGGCAGATATCGTATTTTACACAATGGACTACAACCACGTGCAGTCCGAACTGAACTTCCGGTTCACGAAAGAACTGATGCGGTACAATCCGAATGTCTATCTGATCGTCAACCAGATCGATAAGCACCGGGACAGTGAGCTGTCGTTTGCGGACTTCAAGGAATCGGTCCGTCACTCGTTCTCCCTCTGGGGAGTTGAGCCGAAAGGGATCTTCTTCACTTCCTTGAAGACCCCGGATCTTGCGGAAAACGATTTTGCCGCGGTCAAGAAGATTGTCAGCAGTTCCATCGACCACCGTGATGAGCAATTCACTGCAACGATCGAAGGGACACTCGCTCAGCTGAAAGATGAGCATACCGACTATCTGAAGCAGGAGGTCACCGAAGCGAGGGAGAACCATCCGGAAATCATGGAATCCGAATGGGCTGAACCCCATGACCTGGAAGAGGCTGTTCAGGAACTGTCGAAACGTATTTCACTGCTCGGCGGAGATGCCTTCCATATCCATTTCGAGAAGAAGAGGAAAGAGCTGCTGGAAAGTGCGTCCCTGACACCTTATGAAACGCGGGAACTGCTGAAAGAGTATTTGGAGTCGCAGACGAGCCACTTTAAAGTCGGCGTCTTCTTCAGTGCCAAGAAGACTGAAGAGGAGCGCGCACGGCGCAGGCAGGCGCTGAGTGAGTCGCTGGAGAAACTGGCCCATACACAAGTGGAGGTCCACTTGCGCACCCTCATGAAACAGGTACTGAAAGAAGCGGGGCTGCTGACGGACGAGAACTCGATGGCAATCGACACTATGGACCTGACTTTCCGTTTTGGGGACATCGTCCAGGAACTGACGACACCTGATATTCTGACCGGTGAGCTCATTTTGAACGCGTCGGGCCAGCTGCGTGATGCCATCCTGTCATTCTATAAGAAAAAGACGGACGCCTGGAAGCTCGAGATGGCCGAGGAAGCGAAACGGCAGGGAAGCGGAAAGGCGGCCGGTCTGCAGCGGCAGCTCGACGAAAACGAGGCCAAACTGGCGATCATCCGGCAGGCCGGCAGCAAAGCGGCCAATCTGGCGCGCTTCGAGTCAGGACAGATGCACAGCTGGACAGCTGAGGAAAAAGCTGAAATCGGACGTCTTATCCGCGATTGGGAAAAACAAACCGAGCCTGAAGTGCTGCGCGCAGACGAGGCGGCTGCAGAAACAGCTGCCAGGGAAGCTGAAGCCCGTCACAAAGAGACGGATGAAGAAGGACCGGCCGAAGAACGGACGGAAGATGCAGCACCGGTCGTGCGCCGTGCTGAAGAAGTGGCTGTACAAGTGGGCGGAATACCCGGCTTCGGAGATACGGCAGCGTACTTGCAATCCAAGTCGGAACGGCTCAAACAGAAGGAGTTCACAGTGGCCTTGTTCGGCGCCTTCAGCGCCGGGAAATCATCATTCTCCAATGCGCTGCTCGGCGAGGCGGTACTGCCGGTTTCGCCGAATCCGACAACGGCTGCCATCAACCGGATCCGTCCGGTTTCCGAATCCAACCTGGACGGCACCGCGGATATCCGTTTCAAAACAGCTGAACAGATGACCGAAGACGTCCTGGATGCGTTCCGATTGGTCGGACTGCCGGTTACCTCCCTGGAAGAAGCGTACGGCCGGGCGGATGAAGCGCTGGCTGTAAAGCTGAAGGAGGAGTCACTCCACATCCACAAATCGTTCATACGCGCCTTCCGGACCGGCTACCCTGCGCACCATGAGCAGCTTGGACAGGTGGTGACCGCTGAGCGGGATGAATTTGTCAGGTATGTGGCGGAAGAGTCACGCAGCTGCTTTGTCGAGTCCATCGATTTCTATTTCGACTGTGAACTGACACGGCAGGGCATTACGCTGGTGGATACGCCCGGTGCTGATTCCATCAATGCCCGGCATACCGATGTCGCGTTCGAATATATCCGCAATGCCGACGCTATTCTGTTCATCACGTATTTCAACCATGCATTCTCAAGGGCGGACCGGGAATTCCTGATTCAGCTCGGCCGGGTGAAAGACGCCTTCGAAATGGATAAGATGTTCTTCGTCGTCAATGCGATCGATCTTGCGGACAATGAAGAAGAGGCCGATGAAGTGAAAAACTTCGTCGCATCCGAGCTGACGAAGTTCGGTATCCGGAATCCCCGGGTACACGGCATTTCGAGCCTGCAGGCACTGGAGGCGAAGCGGGATGGCGGCGCCGAGAAGAAGATGGAAGAGTTCGAAGGCCGGTTCTATTCGTTCCTCGAGCATGACTTGAATGCGCTGGCCGTCCAGGCGCTGCAGGAAGAGACTGAAAAGACCGTACAGCGGGTGGATGATCTCATCCGCCGCACAGAATCGAACCGGGAGCGGAAAGCGGAACGTCTGGCGGACCTTGCTGAGATAGAGCAGAAGGTGCAGCAGCACTACGAAACAGGATTCGCACCGGTGCTGCGCCATGCCGCACACGAAGAATTGAAGGAGCTTGTCTTCTATATCCATCAGCGGGTGTTCCTCCGGTTCTCCGACTTTTTCAAAGAGGGCTACACACCGTCGCTCTTCGTCCATCATTCTGCATCCGATGCCCTTCGCATCGCACTTGAGGAGACTGCCGGCATGACCGGCTATGACTTCGCGCAGGAATTGAAAGTCGCGAACTTCCGGATGCTGACGTATATGAAAAAACAGATCGAAAGCCGTCAGCAGACGGAGCGGCGCTGGCTTGCAGAACTCGATGATGCCCTGTCGCCTTCACTGTTCGATGCGCCAGACGCCGAACTCCTGACATTCAGCGCACCTTTCAGGGAGCTGGACCGGTACAGGCATGTGAACCGATTGTTCAAGAACGCCAAGTCATTCTTCGAAAAAGGGGACCGTACCCTCCTGCAGGAGAAACTGATGGAACTTTTGAAGAAAGATGCGGATGCCTATCTGGAAGAGGAACGGCAGCGTCTTGGCGTGTGGGTCGACCGCTGGCTGGACAGTACATCGGAACAGCTGGCTGTGCATCTTCAGCAGGAAGCGGCTGCACAGCTTGCGGCTGAGCGCAATCTTCTGGAAAGCCATGAGCAGCTCGAAGACTGGAAACTGATCTACAGTAAAATCCGGCAGAAGGAGATGGTCTGA
- a CDS encoding chemotaxis protein CheX: MTDAATVQHILNSTIQSLTSVIPIQFDVLAPSLTTQPYEQKELSVLIALLGDVRGRLIIDTNEGTVSRIGEAMFGMKIEGEMIESFTGELGNMVAGNLCTLLEKDSLTLDISPPTVLTGETKFYGFSQAFKLPLRFADVSPTNVLLTIDV, encoded by the coding sequence ATGACCGATGCAGCGACTGTCCAGCATATATTGAACAGCACCATCCAATCATTGACTTCTGTCATCCCCATCCAATTCGATGTTCTCGCCCCTTCCCTTACAACCCAGCCCTATGAACAAAAAGAACTAAGCGTCCTGATCGCCCTGCTCGGGGATGTGCGGGGCAGACTCATCATCGATACGAACGAAGGGACCGTATCCCGGATTGGCGAGGCGATGTTCGGCATGAAGATCGAAGGTGAAATGATCGAATCGTTCACAGGGGAACTCGGCAACATGGTCGCCGGCAACCTGTGCACATTACTTGAAAAAGACTCACTCACTCTCGATATTTCCCCGCCGACCGTATTGACGGGCGAGACGAAATTTTACGGCTTCAGCCAGGCATTCAAGCTTCCCCTCCGATTCGCGGATGTTTCACCGACGAATGTCCTTCTTACGATAGATGTATAA
- a CDS encoding ATP-dependent DNA helicase — MAGKIPFALTREKTFFESLNEWIGDTLYDDLTEKGFDLRDEQIYMAFQIEQALREKEILFAEAGVGTGKTIAYLLPAIAYARYTGRPALISCADETLIDQLVKQEGDIHKLGKALDLTIDVRLAKSRDQYLCLKRLEEMNRTGEPYAEDVEVQLPDFVYGNASLAEVFPYGERSSYPELSDSQWETINYHPIQQCGGCELRNRCGQTIHRSEYRNAADLIICSHDFFMEHIWTKESRKRQGQLPLLPDISMTVFDEGHLLEYAAQRALTYEVQDSTLLGLLERVMADGVREETLQLMEQLMECHELFFDYLSESAEDDGAERLAVRKSDVLQKTAKEAVRLSNALLEEFVFDSELYVIPEYDLRMVEEYLEQYIYSLELFADHSEAVVWAEDREGELTLVIMPRLVTDVLQERLFSEKMPIVFSSATLSVNKDFTYLADSLGIHEYTSFSIDSPYDYEEVMELSVESVAAERKPQKLADLLSDGQQTLVLFKSKQSMEQFRSAVSPELLRNTVFEGDRELSSMVKEFQSKQWTAFCSYHLWEGLDIPHDALTRVIIYDLPLPPSDPLFDAKRQHADSPFQEVDLPYMILRLRQGAGRLIRTATDSGSVRILLTPEELPLLSEFETVFPVTPELLI, encoded by the coding sequence ATGGCAGGAAAGATACCATTTGCGCTGACCCGCGAAAAGACTTTTTTCGAATCACTCAATGAGTGGATCGGTGATACATTATATGACGACCTGACGGAAAAAGGATTCGATCTGAGGGACGAACAGATCTACATGGCGTTCCAGATCGAACAGGCACTCCGTGAAAAAGAGATCCTGTTCGCCGAAGCTGGCGTCGGCACAGGCAAGACAATCGCCTATCTGCTTCCGGCAATCGCTTATGCGCGTTATACCGGCAGGCCGGCACTGATCTCCTGTGCCGATGAGACGCTCATCGACCAGCTCGTGAAGCAGGAGGGGGATATCCATAAGCTCGGCAAAGCGCTGGACCTGACCATCGATGTCCGTCTGGCAAAGTCGAGGGATCAGTACCTCTGCCTGAAACGTCTGGAGGAGATGAACCGCACCGGCGAACCCTATGCGGAAGACGTGGAAGTGCAGCTGCCCGACTTCGTCTATGGCAACGCGTCCTTGGCCGAAGTATTTCCATACGGTGAGCGGTCTTCCTACCCGGAGCTCAGCGACAGCCAATGGGAGACGATCAATTACCATCCTATCCAGCAATGCGGCGGCTGTGAGCTGAGGAACCGCTGCGGCCAGACGATCCATCGCAGTGAGTACAGGAATGCGGCAGATCTGATCATTTGCTCCCATGACTTCTTCATGGAGCATATCTGGACGAAGGAATCGAGGAAGCGGCAGGGGCAGCTGCCGTTACTTCCTGATATTTCCATGACTGTTTTCGACGAAGGCCACCTGCTGGAATATGCAGCACAGCGGGCCCTCACCTATGAAGTGCAGGACAGCACGCTGCTCGGCCTTCTGGAACGTGTGATGGCCGACGGTGTCCGGGAAGAGACCCTGCAGCTCATGGAGCAGCTGATGGAGTGCCATGAGCTCTTCTTCGACTATCTTTCCGAATCCGCCGAAGACGATGGAGCGGAACGGCTGGCAGTCCGGAAGAGTGATGTTCTCCAGAAAACAGCGAAAGAGGCAGTGAGACTGTCGAATGCTCTCCTGGAAGAATTCGTTTTTGACAGTGAACTGTATGTGATCCCCGAATATGACCTCCGGATGGTGGAAGAGTATCTGGAACAATATATTTACTCGCTTGAGCTGTTTGCGGACCATTCGGAAGCTGTTGTCTGGGCAGAGGACCGGGAAGGTGAATTGACGCTTGTCATCATGCCCCGCCTTGTGACGGACGTCCTGCAGGAACGGCTGTTTTCCGAGAAGATGCCAATCGTCTTCTCATCAGCAACGTTATCCGTCAACAAAGATTTCACCTACCTGGCAGACAGCCTGGGCATCCATGAGTATACATCGTTCTCCATCGACTCGCCGTATGATTATGAGGAAGTGATGGAATTGTCGGTGGAATCCGTAGCGGCGGAACGGAAACCGCAGAAACTTGCGGATCTCCTGTCGGACGGACAGCAGACATTGGTGCTGTTCAAATCGAAACAATCGATGGAACAGTTCCGTTCGGCGGTCTCACCGGAGCTGCTGCGCAATACCGTGTTCGAAGGGGACCGCGAGCTGTCATCGATGGTAAAGGAATTCCAATCGAAACAGTGGACCGCTTTCTGTTCCTATCATCTCTGGGAAGGGCTCGATATTCCGCATGATGCGCTGACACGTGTCATCATATACGATCTGCCGCTGCCTCCGTCGGATCCCCTGTTCGACGCAAAACGGCAGCATGCGGATTCTCCATTCCAGGAGGTCGATCTGCCGTACATGATCCTCCGCCTGCGCCAGGGTGCCGGGCGCCTGATCCGGACGGCGACCGACTCGGGATCTGTGCGCATATTGCTGACTCCTGAAGAACTGCCGCTGCTTTCCGAATTCGAAACGGTATTCCCGGTCACGCCTGAACTGCTGATCTGA